The following are encoded in a window of Mycobacterium decipiens genomic DNA:
- a CDS encoding MoaD/ThiS family protein — translation MTVTVSIPTILRPHTSGQKRVSASGDTLGAVIDDLEANYSGISERLVDPSSPGKLHRFVNIYVNDEDVRFSGGLDTEIADGDSVTILPAVAGG, via the coding sequence ATGACCGTCACCGTGTCCATCCCGACCATCCTGCGGCCACACACGAGCGGCCAGAAGCGTGTCTCGGCCAGTGGCGACACCTTGGGTGCAGTCATCGACGACCTGGAGGCCAACTACTCGGGGATTTCCGAGCGCCTGGTCGACCCCTCGTCCCCGGGCAAGCTGCACCGCTTCGTCAACATCTACGTCAACGACGAGGACGTGCGGTTCTCCGGCGGCTTGGACACCGAGATCGCCGACGGCGACTCGGTCACCATCCTCCCCGCCGTCGCGGGTGGGTAA
- a CDS encoding M67 family metallopeptidase yields MRGYPERNVYVLVIRADLVDAMVAHARRDHPDEACGVLAGPEGSDRPERHIPMVNAERSPTFYRFDSGEQLKLWQTMENADEVPVVIYHSHTATEAYPSGTDVELAAEPDAHYVLVSTRDPHRHELRSYRIVDGAVTEEPVNVVEQY; encoded by the coding sequence ATCCGGGGATATCCAGAGAGGAACGTCTACGTGCTGGTGATTCGCGCCGACCTGGTGGATGCGATGGTCGCCCACGCGCGTCGCGACCACCCCGACGAAGCCTGCGGAGTGCTGGCCGGACCCGAGGGCTCCGACCGTCCCGAGCGGCACATCCCGATGGTCAATGCCGAGCGATCACCGACCTTCTACCGGTTCGACTCCGGCGAGCAACTCAAGTTGTGGCAGACGATGGAGAATGCTGACGAGGTACCCGTCGTTATCTACCACTCGCACACCGCGACCGAGGCGTACCCGAGCGGCACAGACGTGGAGCTGGCCGCCGAACCCGACGCGCACTATGTGCTGGTGTCCACCCGTGACCCGCACCGGCACGAGCTACGCAGCTATCGCATCGTCGATGGCGCCGTCACCGAAGAACCCGTCAATGTCGTCGAGCAGTACTAA
- a CDS encoding P1 family peptidase, whose amino-acid sequence MNSITDVGGIQVGHYQRLDPNASLGAGWACGVTVVLPPPGTVGAVDCRGGAPGTRETDLLDPANSVRFVDAVLLAGGSAYGLAAADGVMRWLEEHQRGVAMGVGVVPIVPGAVIFDLPVGGWNCRPTAEFGYLACTAAGGGEGGAHDAVLAVGTVGAGVGARAGVLKGGVGTASVTLRSGVTVGALVAVNSVGNVIDPATGLPWMADLIGEFALRAPPAEQIDALARLPSPLSVLNTTIAVVATDALLSPAGCRRVAIAAHDGLARAIRPAHTPLDGDTVFALATGAVEVTPQASEYPVPAALSPETQLVTAVGAAAADCLARAVLVGVLAADPVAGIPTYRNTLPGAFGA is encoded by the coding sequence ATGAACTCCATCACCGACGTCGGGGGCATTCAGGTTGGCCACTACCAGAGATTGGACCCCAACGCGTCGCTGGGCGCCGGGTGGGCCTGTGGCGTCACGGTGGTGCTGCCGCCACCGGGGACCGTTGGCGCGGTCGATTGCCGGGGTGGCGCGCCCGGAACCCGGGAGACTGACCTGCTGGACCCGGCCAACAGCGTGCGCTTCGTTGACGCCGTCCTGCTCGCCGGCGGCAGCGCTTACGGTCTGGCCGCCGCTGACGGCGTCATGCGTTGGCTGGAGGAACACCAGCGCGGCGTGGCGATGGGCGTCGGCGTGGTGCCCATCGTGCCGGGTGCGGTGATTTTCGACCTCCCGGTCGGCGGCTGGAACTGTCGGCCGACGGCTGAATTCGGCTACTTGGCCTGTACTGCCGCTGGCGGCGGCGAGGGTGGGGCGCACGACGCGGTCCTGGCTGTCGGGACGGTCGGCGCCGGGGTGGGGGCGCGGGCCGGCGTCCTCAAGGGCGGTGTCGGGACGGCCTCTGTCACCCTGCGGTCCGGCGTCACCGTCGGAGCGCTGGTCGCGGTGAACTCCGTGGGCAACGTGATCGATCCGGCCACCGGCCTACCGTGGATGGCCGACCTGATCGGTGAGTTCGCGCTGAGGGCCCCGCCGGCCGAGCAGATCGATGCGCTGGCGCGGCTACCGTCCCCATTGAGCGTGCTAAACACCACAATTGCGGTGGTAGCGACGGACGCCCTGCTGAGCCCGGCCGGCTGTCGGCGCGTCGCGATTGCCGCCCACGACGGACTGGCCCGCGCCATCCGGCCCGCCCACACGCCGCTGGACGGCGATACGGTTTTCGCACTGGCCACCGGCGCGGTCGAGGTGACGCCGCAGGCCAGCGAGTACCCGGTGCCTGCCGCGTTGTCTCCGGAGACTCAGCTGGTGACCGCGGTGGGTGCGGCGGCGGCCGATTGCCTAGCTCGTGCGGTGCTGGTCGGTGTGCTTGCCGCCGATCCGGTGGCCGGAATACCGACCTACCGCAACACGTTGCCCGGAGCATTCGGGGCCTGA
- a CDS encoding DUF2017 domain-containing protein, whose translation MRRWKRVETRHGPRFRSSLAPHEAALLKNLAGAMIGLLDNRESSSPSDELEEITGIKTGHTERPGDPTLRRLLPDFHKPDDLDDDAPVDDSESLNAALRSLHEPEIIDAKRVAAQQLLDTVPDNGGRLELTESDANAWIAAVNDLRLTLGVMLEIGPRGPERLPADHPLAPHFDVYQWLTVLQEYLVLVLMGKPAG comes from the coding sequence GTGCGCAGGTGGAAGCGCGTCGAGACCCGCCATGGTCCCCGCTTTCGGTCGTCCTTGGCCCCGCATGAGGCGGCGCTGCTCAAGAACCTGGCAGGCGCGATGATCGGGCTGCTCGACAATCGCGAATCCTCTTCGCCGTCAGACGAACTCGAGGAGATCACCGGCATCAAGACCGGGCATACCGAGCGTCCGGGCGACCCGACGCTGCGTCGGTTGCTGCCCGATTTTCACAAACCGGACGATCTGGATGACGATGCCCCCGTAGATGACTCTGAGAGCCTCAATGCTGCGCTGCGCAGCCTGCACGAACCTGAGATCATTGACGCCAAACGTGTTGCCGCACAGCAGTTATTGGATACGGTTCCGGACAATGGTGGCCGGTTGGAGCTGACCGAATCCGACGCGAACGCCTGGATTGCGGCCGTCAACGACCTTCGGCTGACGCTGGGAGTGATGCTCGAAATCGGTCCGCGGGGGCCGGAGCGCCTCCCGGCTGACCATCCCTTGGCCCCGCACTTCGACGTCTACCAGTGGCTGACGGTTCTGCAGGAATACCTGGTTCTGGTGCTTATGGGGAAACCGGCCGGATGA
- the clpS gene encoding ATP-dependent Clp protease adapter ClpS produces MAVVSAPAKPGTTRQREGAPVGVTAMPWVTIVWDDPVNLMSYVTYVFQKLFGYSEPHATKLMLQVHNEGKAVVSAGSRESMEVDVSKLHAAGLWATMQQDR; encoded by the coding sequence ATGGCTGTTGTGTCAGCGCCCGCCAAGCCCGGTACCACCCGGCAGCGCGAGGGGGCTCCAGTTGGCGTGACTGCCATGCCATGGGTCACCATCGTGTGGGACGACCCGGTCAACTTGATGTCGTATGTGACCTATGTGTTCCAGAAGTTGTTCGGCTACAGCGAGCCACATGCCACCAAACTGATGCTGCAAGTGCACAACGAAGGCAAGGCAGTGGTATCGGCTGGTAGCCGGGAGTCTATGGAGGTCGACGTGTCCAAGCTGCATGCCGCCGGTTTGTGGGCGACGATGCAGCAGGACCGGTGA